The Marinilongibacter aquaticus genome has a window encoding:
- a CDS encoding DUF6265 family protein, which translates to MKKFLFLLFALSSCIADEAEETSGEQEERPFAWLLGSWQRSNETEGRQTFEFWDSDEAGEFVGLGFTMDGSDTVFKEQLRLMKIDSAWHLKVSGVHNHAVYFAFTAQTDSSFVCENPENEFPKIIEYWRSGNELNARISGGQESIAFQFLPK; encoded by the coding sequence ATGAAAAAGTTTCTATTTCTGCTTTTTGCTCTGAGCTCTTGTATAGCCGATGAGGCCGAGGAAACGTCTGGAGAACAAGAGGAACGACCCTTTGCTTGGCTTTTGGGGTCTTGGCAGCGAAGCAACGAAACGGAAGGACGTCAGACTTTCGAGTTTTGGGATAGCGATGAAGCGGGCGAATTTGTGGGTTTGGGCTTTACGATGGACGGAAGCGATACGGTTTTCAAGGAGCAACTTCGTTTGATGAAAATAGACAGTGCTTGGCATTTAAAGGTTAGCGGCGTGCACAATCATGCGGTATATTTTGCATTTACGGCCCAAACAGACAGCTCTTTTGTCTGCGAAAATCCGGAGAATGAATTCCCGAAAATTATTGAATATTGGCGAAGCGGAAACGAGCTGAACGCCCGCATCAGCGGAGGACAAGAATCCATTGCTTTTCAATTTTTGCCGAAGTAA
- a CDS encoding GyrI-like domain-containing protein, whose amino-acid sequence MEPRIVRCSGKKLVGRKLKMSLAENRIAELWQNFGPERKEIKHTLTSNLISMAVYTPEYFKDFKPTNLFEKWAAVEVLGYEEIPPHMESFNLPAGLYAVFDYKGLHTDTAIFQYIFGSWLPKSPYTLDDRPHFEVLGEKYKNNDPNSEEEIWIPIAPKNNAD is encoded by the coding sequence ATGGAGCCTAGAATTGTAAGATGCAGCGGTAAAAAACTGGTTGGCCGAAAGCTAAAAATGAGTTTGGCCGAAAATAGAATCGCGGAACTTTGGCAAAATTTCGGTCCCGAACGAAAGGAAATCAAACACACTTTGACCAGCAATCTCATCTCCATGGCCGTATACACTCCCGAATATTTCAAGGACTTCAAACCGACAAACCTGTTCGAAAAGTGGGCGGCTGTCGAAGTACTTGGCTATGAGGAAATACCCCCACATATGGAAAGCTTCAACCTGCCCGCAGGACTATACGCCGTTTTTGACTACAAAGGTTTGCATACCGATACCGCCATATTTCAATATATTTTTGGAAGCTGGTTGCCTAAATCACCGTATACCCTAGACGACAGGCCGCACTTCGAAGTCTTGGGCGAAAAGTACAAAAACAATGACCCAAATTCAGAGGAAGAAATCTGGATTCCGATTGCCCCAAAGAACAATGCGGATTGA
- a CDS encoding helix-turn-helix domain-containing protein, with the protein MDQSIQIKNKIGGQTTMKIEAFRKDKRVTKPHKHAKYLELVYLNGGTGLHVIDGQEYRIEPPVCFLVRKEEVHHWAIDSEPNGFVLIFKDAFMADCEDGQMEALILNLTKYQHFRVAEDENLDLLFQLTAAEYQKESSQSLTFLSLLKALLAKLLAKAPEGRPIELANKAGRFQAMLMDEPRNDVQFYAKALHTSAQNLNALCQKSFGQSASEIVGKYIVREAKRLLIYTNLSVTEIAYRLHFSDCSNFIKYFKRLTGDTPLHYRRFTA; encoded by the coding sequence ATGGATCAATCAATACAGATAAAAAATAAAATTGGCGGGCAGACGACGATGAAAATCGAAGCTTTTCGCAAAGATAAGCGTGTGACCAAACCCCATAAACATGCAAAATACCTCGAGTTGGTGTATTTGAATGGCGGAACGGGTTTGCATGTAATCGATGGGCAAGAATACCGCATCGAACCGCCGGTCTGTTTTTTAGTTCGAAAAGAAGAGGTGCACCATTGGGCCATCGATAGCGAGCCGAACGGTTTTGTTTTGATTTTTAAGGATGCCTTTATGGCCGACTGCGAGGACGGCCAAATGGAAGCTTTGATTTTGAACTTGACCAAATACCAACATTTCAGAGTGGCGGAAGACGAGAATCTCGATTTGCTTTTTCAGCTTACTGCCGCGGAATACCAAAAGGAAAGCAGCCAATCGTTGACTTTCTTGAGTCTATTGAAAGCCCTGTTGGCCAAACTGCTGGCCAAGGCTCCAGAAGGCCGCCCAATAGAACTTGCTAACAAAGCAGGACGTTTTCAAGCGATGCTGATGGATGAACCCCGAAACGATGTACAGTTTTACGCTAAAGCTTTGCACACCAGTGCACAAAACCTGAATGCCCTGTGTCAGAAAAGTTTTGGGCAATCGGCCTCCGAAATAGTGGGGAAATACATTGTACGCGAAGCCAAAAGGCTCTTGATTTATACCAACCTCTCCGTTACCGAAATTGCCTACCGTTTGCATTTCAGTGACTGCTCAAATTTTATCAAATACTTTAAACGACTGACGGGCGACACACCTCTGCATTACCGTAGATTTACCGCATAA
- a CDS encoding alpha-L-fucosidase, protein MRKFSVLLLFLSVFNLAAQQHNVTKDPYVPPKDPKVIEKLGDWQNGKFGLMMHWGTYSIWGIVESWSLCPEDVGWTKRRGPYADDYFEYKKAYEGLKDQFNPTDFNPEKWADAAEMAGMKYVVFTTKHHDGFCMFDTQQTDYNIMHSAFGKNPRANIANEVFKAFRVKDFMIGAYFSKPDWHTPSYWWPYFPPKDRNPSYDPAKYPEKWAEFKKFTYNQIEELMTNYGSVDILWLDGGWVRPRKTIDPSVEWQKDIKVDQDIDMANIAKMARSHQPGLLMVDRTVGGRFENYVTPEQHIPDHYLPYPWETCMTMGNSWSYVPNDKYKSSRTLIHNLANIVSRNGNLLLNIGPSPQGDFAPEAYDRLKAIGHWMDINSEAIYGTVGDNKIGEKANWVFTWKGDTAYAIYKVQEGETLMNQFAIQNMSFTEATKVSLLGSDAKVKLGKGKDGLSLSLSEKALKPFAGTEALVFKIEKPFIY, encoded by the coding sequence ATGCGAAAATTTTCAGTATTGCTGCTCTTTCTGAGTGTTTTTAATTTGGCTGCTCAGCAGCACAATGTAACAAAAGACCCCTATGTGCCACCCAAAGATCCCAAGGTGATCGAGAAATTGGGCGATTGGCAAAACGGAAAATTCGGTTTGATGATGCACTGGGGCACCTACAGCATTTGGGGAATTGTCGAAAGCTGGAGTCTTTGCCCGGAAGATGTGGGTTGGACCAAGCGTCGTGGCCCATATGCCGACGATTATTTCGAATACAAAAAGGCTTATGAAGGTCTGAAAGACCAGTTCAATCCTACAGATTTCAATCCCGAAAAATGGGCCGATGCTGCGGAAATGGCGGGTATGAAATACGTGGTATTCACCACCAAACACCACGACGGATTCTGCATGTTCGATACCCAACAAACCGATTACAACATTATGCATTCGGCATTTGGGAAGAACCCACGGGCCAATATTGCCAATGAAGTATTTAAGGCTTTTCGGGTCAAAGACTTTATGATCGGGGCGTATTTTTCAAAACCCGATTGGCATACGCCTTCATATTGGTGGCCCTATTTTCCGCCGAAAGACAGAAACCCTTCTTACGACCCGGCGAAGTATCCAGAAAAGTGGGCGGAATTCAAGAAGTTCACATATAACCAAATCGAAGAGTTGATGACCAATTATGGTTCTGTGGACATCCTTTGGTTGGATGGCGGTTGGGTTCGCCCCCGAAAAACGATCGACCCTTCGGTTGAATGGCAAAAGGACATCAAAGTGGATCAGGACATCGATATGGCCAATATTGCGAAAATGGCCCGTTCGCATCAACCGGGCTTGCTGATGGTCGACCGGACAGTGGGTGGGCGTTTCGAAAATTATGTAACACCCGAACAGCACATTCCCGATCATTATCTGCCTTATCCTTGGGAAACGTGTATGACCATGGGCAATTCTTGGAGCTACGTGCCGAACGACAAATACAAAAGCAGCCGTACGTTGATCCACAATTTGGCGAATATCGTTTCAAGAAACGGCAATTTACTTTTGAACATCGGGCCAAGCCCACAAGGCGATTTTGCACCCGAAGCCTACGATCGTTTGAAGGCGATTGGCCATTGGATGGATATCAACAGCGAAGCGATTTACGGCACTGTGGGCGACAACAAAATTGGCGAAAAGGCCAATTGGGTCTTTACTTGGAAAGGCGACACAGCCTATGCCATCTACAAGGTGCAGGAAGGCGAAACGCTGATGAATCAGTTTGCGATCCAAAATATGAGTTTTACCGAGGCCACCAAAGTGAGCCTTTTGGGCTCTGATGCCAAAGTGAAACTGGGTAAAGGCAAAGACGGGCTATCCCTGAGCCTGAGCGAGAAAGCACTGAAGCCTTTTGCGGGCACCGAAGCACTTGTTTTTAAAATTGAGAAACCATTTATCTATTGA
- a CDS encoding outer membrane beta-barrel protein, which yields MLRFVSPFLLLFFFAFSLQAQITGQVKDELNKQELAFASVSLYDKNKKEIVAGTLADAEGRFAIQYGKKGNYILQVSFLGYNTLQMEEGLNAYTGQALGLGTVYLQASQALLDEIEVVGQKAVFYQKPDRQVYEASTLRNAQGGNAIDALKGLPGVSVDGSGTVSVRGTTGFVLMINGRPVQGDVQTYLQQIPANAVDKMEFITTPSAKYDPEGKAGILNIQLKKNYEPGSFTQVNVKLGLPSVQNYNNAQYAQRYGADLIYNYQKGKWNFSAGGNYYRNDLAGRREGDVYTIIDGKKTVFPSDGARSFDEETYSGRVGLDFTPNENNSLSFGLFAGKRQKDRLADITYFDNHGIDLAQPNERLYTFQYFNHNLRTRLGNFALGSLDYTHRFKGGGRWSNSFLYEYTLLGGPTINQNLPPIWASHTGTYQDEYNTNDNPLHGIRFQSDYVFKPSKLGTWSAGYQYRHLNHVGDFVYERKNSETDAFELVPEFSSEVDLKRQIHSVYGNLDGKVNKWAYSLGLRVEQMNRDLHLKDKTGLLDTLYSYDFLKFYPSAQLTWNLPKEQKLKLAYSRRVERTTTFKMNPFPEREHSETLEQGDPTLKPEFIDAVELSYSKNFKSGDAFFSNAYFRNTQNLVNRVNTVFNDTILNRIYSNVGVGRAVGIELGGQFKPNKNWSNFVGFNLYHYQIDGSFAQMPVHTGSWVYAINANSTYNLPRNWTLQFSLNYLSKRVTAQGEDSQFYSPNLSLSKSFMQKRLKATLQWLNMDMGLLGTNEQRITTWRKGSFYTTTNYVYEVDMLILNLSYTFNERKSKAKFIKSEFGEREF from the coding sequence ATGCTGCGATTTGTATCTCCATTTTTACTGCTTTTTTTCTTTGCTTTTTCTCTTCAGGCTCAAATTACTGGGCAAGTTAAGGATGAGTTGAACAAACAAGAATTGGCCTTTGCTTCGGTTTCTTTATATGATAAAAATAAGAAAGAGATTGTGGCAGGTACTTTGGCCGATGCGGAAGGCCGTTTTGCAATCCAGTACGGAAAAAAGGGCAATTATATTTTACAAGTTTCCTTTTTGGGCTACAATACATTGCAAATGGAGGAGGGTTTGAATGCCTATACGGGACAAGCACTGGGTTTGGGCACGGTATATTTGCAGGCTTCGCAAGCTCTATTGGATGAAATTGAAGTGGTGGGGCAGAAGGCCGTCTTTTACCAAAAGCCCGACAGGCAAGTTTATGAGGCCTCGACTCTGCGAAATGCACAAGGCGGTAATGCAATTGACGCCTTAAAGGGTTTGCCGGGTGTATCGGTGGATGGCTCGGGAACAGTTTCGGTTCGGGGGACCACGGGTTTTGTGTTGATGATCAACGGAAGGCCTGTACAAGGCGATGTGCAAACCTATTTGCAGCAAATTCCGGCCAATGCCGTAGATAAGATGGAGTTTATTACCACGCCCTCAGCGAAATACGATCCGGAAGGGAAAGCAGGTATTTTGAATATTCAGTTGAAAAAAAATTATGAACCCGGCTCTTTCACGCAAGTCAATGTAAAATTGGGCTTGCCCAGCGTGCAGAATTACAACAATGCCCAATATGCTCAACGCTACGGAGCGGATTTGATTTACAATTACCAGAAAGGCAAATGGAATTTTTCGGCTGGCGGGAATTACTACCGAAACGATTTGGCCGGTCGGCGAGAAGGTGACGTATATACGATAATTGATGGCAAGAAAACCGTTTTCCCTTCAGACGGGGCACGCAGTTTCGACGAAGAAACCTATTCGGGACGTGTGGGTCTAGATTTTACACCAAACGAAAACAACAGCCTGAGTTTTGGTCTTTTTGCAGGAAAACGCCAAAAGGATCGATTGGCCGACATTACGTATTTCGACAACCACGGCATTGACCTCGCACAGCCCAATGAAAGGCTATATACGTTTCAATATTTCAATCACAATTTACGGACGCGGCTTGGCAATTTCGCATTGGGCTCGCTCGATTATACACACCGTTTCAAAGGTGGAGGACGGTGGTCCAATTCATTTTTGTACGAATATACGCTTCTGGGTGGACCAACAATCAACCAAAATTTACCACCGATTTGGGCCAGTCATACGGGCACGTATCAAGATGAATACAACACAAATGACAATCCCTTGCACGGTATTCGTTTTCAATCCGATTATGTATTTAAGCCCTCGAAATTGGGAACTTGGTCGGCGGGTTATCAATACCGACACCTCAACCATGTGGGCGATTTTGTGTATGAGCGAAAAAACAGTGAAACGGACGCTTTTGAGCTTGTGCCCGAGTTTTCGAGTGAAGTGGACTTAAAACGGCAGATTCATTCGGTGTACGGCAATTTGGATGGGAAAGTGAACAAATGGGCCTACAGTTTGGGGCTTCGTGTGGAGCAAATGAACCGTGATTTGCATTTGAAAGACAAAACGGGCCTTTTGGATACGTTGTACAGCTATGATTTTCTGAAATTCTATCCAAGTGCACAGCTTACTTGGAACCTGCCCAAAGAACAGAAGCTCAAATTGGCTTATTCTAGAAGGGTGGAACGTACCACTACGTTCAAAATGAACCCTTTTCCCGAACGCGAGCATTCGGAGACGCTGGAGCAGGGTGATCCGACTTTGAAACCAGAGTTTATCGATGCCGTGGAATTATCGTATAGCAAAAACTTCAAAAGTGGAGATGCTTTTTTCTCGAATGCGTATTTCAGAAATACCCAAAATCTTGTCAACCGTGTGAACACTGTGTTCAATGACACCATCCTGAATCGCATTTATTCCAATGTGGGTGTGGGCCGGGCAGTGGGTATTGAATTGGGTGGGCAGTTCAAACCGAATAAGAATTGGTCGAATTTTGTCGGATTCAATCTCTATCATTATCAAATCGATGGAAGTTTTGCCCAAATGCCAGTACACACCGGTTCTTGGGTTTATGCAATCAATGCGAACAGTACATACAATTTGCCCCGCAACTGGACCTTACAATTTAGCCTCAATTATTTGTCGAAGAGGGTGACAGCCCAAGGCGAGGACTCCCAGTTTTATTCGCCGAATTTAAGCTTGAGCAAGAGTTTTATGCAAAAACGTTTGAAAGCTACCTTGCAATGGTTGAATATGGACATGGGCCTATTGGGCACAAACGAACAGAGAATTACCACTTGGCGAAAGGGCTCGTTTTATACCACCACCAATTACGTGTATGAGGTAGACATGCTGATTCTGAACCTATCGTATACTTTCAACGAGCGAAAAAGTAAGGCCAAGTTTATAAAAAGTGAATTTGGCGAACGCGAGTTTTAG
- a CDS encoding alpha-L-fucosidase — protein MKKILILICLIAQTAFAQYEANWESLDTRKTPEWFENAKFGIFIHWGVYSVPSWATKSNADGFGSGYSEWYWERLNNKKLKIHKEFVDFHQKNYGNKAYQEFAQDFKAELFEPEKWAEIFKDAGAKYVVLTSKHHEGFAMWPTKTSWNWNAGDIGPRRDLAGDLSKAVKDEGLHMGFYYSLYEWYNPTYLSDVDEYVDKRMLPQMKELVTKYNPDVLWTDGEWGQSAKTWRSEEFLAWLFNDSPVKNTIAVNDRWGNDTRGGHGGFATSEYGHGGEGLKEGGYSRPWEECRGMGESFGYNRNENLENYQTGEALVHELISTVSRGGNLLLNIGPTGDGRIPVIMQERLHEIGAWLKVNGEAIYGSRRGLSDLELPKEVYTTTKDGNVYVIMNEWQDALSLKGLSGVKKVSMLGYDGAVDFNTKKGELNIKSPKFAPNEVPCAYAWVYKLEM, from the coding sequence ATGAAGAAAATATTGATATTGATTTGCCTTATTGCCCAAACCGCTTTTGCTCAATACGAAGCCAATTGGGAAAGTTTGGATACTCGCAAAACACCCGAATGGTTTGAAAATGCCAAGTTCGGTATCTTCATCCACTGGGGGGTGTATTCGGTACCGTCTTGGGCGACCAAATCGAATGCCGATGGCTTTGGCAGCGGTTATTCCGAGTGGTATTGGGAGCGTTTGAATAACAAGAAATTGAAAATCCATAAAGAGTTTGTGGACTTCCACCAGAAAAATTACGGAAACAAGGCTTACCAAGAGTTTGCTCAGGATTTCAAAGCCGAGCTTTTCGAACCGGAAAAGTGGGCTGAAATTTTCAAAGATGCCGGAGCCAAATATGTGGTATTGACCTCGAAACACCACGAAGGTTTTGCCATGTGGCCCACAAAAACGTCTTGGAACTGGAATGCCGGCGATATTGGGCCTCGTAGAGATTTGGCGGGCGACTTGAGCAAAGCCGTGAAAGACGAAGGACTGCACATGGGTTTTTACTATTCACTTTACGAATGGTACAATCCGACTTATTTGAGCGATGTGGATGAATATGTCGACAAGCGTATGTTGCCGCAAATGAAAGAATTGGTGACCAAATACAATCCCGATGTCTTGTGGACAGACGGCGAGTGGGGGCAATCGGCCAAAACTTGGCGTTCGGAAGAGTTTTTGGCTTGGTTGTTCAACGATTCGCCTGTAAAGAATACAATTGCCGTGAACGACCGATGGGGCAACGACACGCGTGGAGGGCACGGTGGATTTGCTACTTCGGAGTACGGCCACGGTGGTGAAGGCCTGAAAGAAGGCGGATACAGCCGTCCTTGGGAAGAATGCCGAGGCATGGGCGAGTCTTTTGGCTACAACCGCAACGAGAATTTGGAAAACTACCAAACAGGGGAAGCTTTGGTACACGAATTGATTTCGACCGTATCACGTGGTGGAAACCTTTTGCTCAACATCGGGCCAACAGGCGATGGCCGCATTCCCGTAATTATGCAAGAAAGATTGCATGAGATTGGGGCTTGGTTGAAAGTGAACGGAGAGGCCATTTACGGCAGTCGAAGAGGTTTGAGTGATTTGGAATTGCCCAAAGAGGTGTATACCACCACGAAAGATGGAAACGTATATGTCATCATGAATGAATGGCAAGATGCCCTTTCATTGAAAGGACTTTCCGGTGTGAAAAAAGTGAGCATGTTGGGCTACGATGGAGCCGTTGACTTTAATACAAAAAAGGGTGAATTGAATATCAAAAGCCCCAAATTCGCTCCGAACGAAGTGCCTTGTGCTTACGCCTGGGTGTATAAATTGGAAATGTAA